The genomic DNA CCACTTCGGTGTCGCTCTGGCTGCGGAAGATGCAGCCTCGCTGCTCGAGCTCCCGGCGCAATTCCTTGAAATTATAGACTTCGCCGTTGTAGGCGATCCAGGAGTTGCCCGATTGCGAGCACAGGGGCTGATGACCGGTGGAAAGGTCGATGATGCTCAACCGTCTGGTCGCCAGACCAACGCCGGCTTTATGGAAAAAACCGTCATCGTCGGGACCGCGGTGAACGATCCGGTCGTTCATCCGTTTCAGGGTCGTATCATCGGCCTCATTTTCAAACTGGAAAAAACCGCAGATACCGCACATCCATTCACCCTTTGCTTTTAGCGAAATGATGCGCGCGCCCAGCCGCGTTCCGGCCGGAAACGCGCGTTACAGAAATAGTTTTCTTAAACCGAATGCCTGCGGGGATGTTAAACCATCCCCGCTTCGATGAGCGCCGAATGCGTTCGCAATTATTTGAAACTTTTTATCGCGTCGTCCTCGTTCTGGAAGGTTTCAAAAACGGTGATAAGCTTGGTGACGCTCAGCAGATCCTTGACCTTGTTGGTCAGGTTGACGATCTTGATCGTGCCGCCCGCTTTTTTAAGGGTGGTATAGGAGCGAACGACCTCGCCCAGGCCGGTCGAGTCGAGGTAGGGAACTTCGGCGAAATTCAGCACCAGCTGCCTTTCGTTTTCCTTGATGGTGGCATCGATGGATTGCCTGAGTTCGTCGATTCCCTCGCCGCTCAGTATTTTCCCTTTCAAGTCAAAGATGATAACATTGCCTTTTTTTCTTTTTTCTATCTTCATATTGCTTCTCCTTGCCGTAGCGAAATATTTATATAACATATTAAAAGTGAAATTTCAATCTTTTTTTTTATTTCGCCATCTGCTCTTCGCCGCTGTCCTCGCAAGCCGGTCCGTTGGGGCACTGGGCGGCGCTGCGCTCCCATTGCAAGGTGCTATGGGCGATCTTGAAACGCTCGTGCAGCTCGCGGCTGGCTTGAGCAATCAGGGCATCGTCATCGTCGGCCGCGGCCTTGACCAGATGGGCGGTCAACGCGGTTTCGCTCGTGCTCATGGCCCAGATGTGCAGGTCGTGAACGGCGCTGACGCCGCAAAGATTGCGCAGGTAGGATTCGACGGCCCCGGGGTTGATGCCGTAGGGAACCGCGTCGAGAGCCAGGTCCAGCGATTCGCGTAAAAGCCCCCAGGTGCCGGTGAGGATAACCACGGCGATGAGCAGGCTCAAGACCGGATCGAGCCAGAGCCAGCCGCTCAGCAGCATCGCCACACCGGCGACGACGACGCCGGCCGACACGGC from Candidatus Aminicenantes bacterium includes the following:
- a CDS encoding STAS domain-containing protein is translated as MKIEKRKKGNVIIFDLKGKILSGEGIDELRQSIDATIKENERQLVLNFAEVPYLDSTGLGEVVRSYTTLKKAGGTIKIVNLTNKVKDLLSVTKLITVFETFQNEDDAIKSFK